From the Octadecabacter antarcticus 307 genome, one window contains:
- the dalA gene encoding divisome-associated lipoprotein DalA, with the protein MLRRSFILGSLAFGLAACGGAQLATIGPDGLPLAQVYRIGPQDADDIQFRMLDGLNALRGAAGAPTVQLNAQLNAAAATHSRDMSVQNRPWHFGSDGSSPIDRLRRVGYNGSLTGETISETYETEIETLGAWMREPNTRAVLLDNNATEMGIAWFQEGNGKIWWTLVLANANRRGTIAQENPVPLQ; encoded by the coding sequence ATGCTTCGCCGTTCATTTATTCTTGGCTCTTTGGCTTTTGGTCTGGCTGCTTGTGGTGGTGCCCAGCTGGCGACAATCGGCCCTGACGGGCTTCCGCTGGCACAGGTCTATCGAATCGGGCCGCAAGACGCTGATGACATCCAGTTCCGTATGTTGGACGGGCTAAACGCGCTACGCGGCGCCGCTGGTGCCCCGACAGTACAGTTAAACGCACAGCTGAACGCAGCCGCAGCAACGCATTCCCGCGATATGTCGGTACAAAATCGTCCTTGGCACTTTGGATCTGATGGATCGTCCCCGATCGATCGCCTGCGGCGTGTCGGCTACAACGGATCATTGACCGGGGAGACCATTTCCGAAACCTATGAGACCGAAATTGAAACGCTTGGCGCTTGGATGCGCGAGCCCAACACGCGAGCTGTTCTACTGGATAACAATGCCACAGAAATGGGCATTGCGTGGTTTCAGGAAGGAAACGGAAAAATTTGGTGGACGTTGGTTCTGGCCAACGCAAACCGGCGCGGGACCATCGCGCAGGAAAATCCAGTTCCCTTGCAATAA
- a CDS encoding L,D-transpeptidase family protein, which yields MMNRRTFTSAAALFALTACSNKFRVYNGPAVTSVVVQKGRRKMFLLHNNKVLEQYEFELGFAPTGHKKTEGDGRTPEGAYYIDRKNPNSRFYLSIGISYPNDADRARARAMGKSPGGDIFIHGTPRLSLNRDDWTAGCLAVTDREMEDIYAMVNVGTPIFLYA from the coding sequence ATGATGAACCGAAGAACATTTACCAGCGCTGCGGCACTTTTTGCCCTGACGGCCTGTTCAAACAAATTCCGCGTTTATAACGGACCTGCGGTCACTAGTGTCGTGGTTCAAAAGGGACGCCGAAAAATGTTCTTATTGCACAATAACAAGGTGCTTGAGCAGTATGAATTCGAGCTTGGCTTCGCCCCCACTGGTCATAAAAAAACCGAAGGCGATGGGCGTACACCGGAAGGTGCGTATTATATTGACCGAAAAAATCCGAACAGCAGGTTCTATCTGTCCATAGGTATTTCGTACCCGAACGACGCCGACCGCGCCCGCGCCCGTGCCATGGGTAAATCACCTGGCGGTGACATCTTTATTCACGGCACACCCCGCCTATCGCTTAATCGCGATGATTGGACGGCGGGTTGTTTGGCGGTGACGGACCGCGAGATGGAAGACATCTATGCGATGGTAAATGTTGGAACGCCGATTTTCTTGTATGCCTAG
- a CDS encoding class I SAM-dependent RNA methyltransferase: MGQIIERLNQAGLGQLVDGTHLERVLPGEEVEPLPDGTARIITPVADRVKPPCRHFKSCGGCAMQHASEDFVAAWKTKIVERAMTARDLPFPFRTMRTSPAQSRRRARLSGRRTKKGAMVGFHAKASDALIDIPDCQLLLPAICAGFPALEALTVVAASRKSEVNLTVTDSLGGLDVMVETDRELTGQLRIELAALAEAHDLARLAWNDEVVVTRKSPDQEFGNTRVAPPAGAFLQATREGEKSLVSAVLETASGAKRCVDLFSGAGTITLALAQMAEVHAVESSSDMLEALDRGWRHAKGLKTVTTETRDLYRRPLEPDELNRFDLAVLDPPRAGADAQIATLCASKVRDVAMVSCNPVTFSRDAAALIAAGFTLNWIDIVDQFRWSPHVELVGSFTRS; this comes from the coding sequence ATGGGTCAGATTATAGAACGGCTTAATCAAGCGGGGCTTGGTCAATTGGTGGACGGTACACATCTGGAACGGGTTTTGCCCGGTGAGGAGGTTGAGCCGCTGCCAGACGGAACCGCGCGTATCATCACGCCAGTTGCTGATCGCGTAAAACCACCTTGCCGTCATTTCAAAAGCTGTGGTGGCTGTGCGATGCAACATGCGTCAGAAGATTTTGTTGCCGCGTGGAAGACAAAGATCGTTGAACGCGCGATGACGGCCCGTGATCTGCCGTTCCCATTCCGTACGATGCGTACGTCACCGGCGCAAAGCCGCAGACGTGCGCGTCTGTCGGGACGGCGTACGAAGAAGGGCGCGATGGTTGGTTTTCATGCGAAAGCCTCGGACGCTTTGATTGATATTCCCGACTGCCAGCTGTTGCTGCCAGCGATCTGCGCTGGATTTCCGGCACTTGAGGCGCTGACCGTTGTCGCGGCGTCTCGCAAGTCTGAGGTGAACCTGACCGTTACTGATAGTCTTGGTGGGCTGGATGTTATGGTTGAGACTGATCGCGAATTGACCGGACAACTTCGGATCGAATTGGCGGCATTGGCTGAAGCGCATGATCTGGCGCGGTTGGCGTGGAACGACGAAGTTGTCGTAACCCGTAAATCGCCGGATCAGGAATTCGGCAACACCCGTGTCGCACCGCCTGCCGGCGCATTCCTGCAAGCAACGCGTGAAGGTGAAAAATCGCTCGTTTCCGCGGTTTTAGAGACTGCATCAGGGGCGAAACGCTGCGTTGATCTGTTTTCAGGTGCGGGCACTATTACCTTGGCGTTGGCACAAATGGCTGAGGTTCATGCCGTCGAAAGCAGCTCCGACATGTTGGAAGCGCTTGATCGTGGTTGGCGTCATGCCAAAGGCCTCAAGACGGTGACAACCGAAACGCGCGATCTGTATCGCCGTCCGCTGGAACCGGATGAGTTGAACCGCTTCGATCTTGCTGTTCTCGACCCACCACGCGCCGGTGCCGATGCGCAGATCGCGACGCTTTGCGCCTCAAAGGTGCGTGACGTTGCAATGGTGTCGTGTAATCCTGTGACGTTTTCGCGCGATGCGGCGGCGCTGATAGCGGCGGGGTTCACGCTCAATTGGATCGATATCGTTGATCAGTTCCGCTGGTCGCCACACGTCGAACTCGTGGGGTCGTTCACTCGGTCGTGA
- a CDS encoding ABC transporter ATP-binding protein, producing MIATWYQQMIERLGNLIDSRMEADGPPPDTLARFFNWALSGAWRVIGLAAFISALAGATEVLAMFLLGRVVDIAASSQPIVDSAGLLIGAVLLLMILRPTLFGLSASFQSVVVGPNLFTLVVGRLHRWTLGQAVTFFDNDFAGRIAQKQMQVARSITETVIETVNAVLFALATVIGTAILIITIDARLLIVLAFWFLSYVVFLWVFLPRIRSRSKARAGAAAMLTGQVVDTITNIKTVKLFAGTLNESDAAQNAMQDLRDRALAYGEVATLFRFGLITLAGILPLAMVGFGLSWRDAGVTPGDLAAIGAVSIRLSQMTGWVSFVLMAVFSHIGEVEDGMKTLTPPHQLTDNVDAKPINVATAEIEFRDVSFQYGGATGGIGGINLTIKAGEKLGIVGASGAGKSTLVALLLRLYDPEDGDVLIDGQAVRGVTQDSLRAAIGMVTQETAMFNRSARDNINYGRPDATDAQMIAAARKAEAHDFIGDLRDNMGRAGYNAHLGERGVKLSGGQRQRIALARAMLKDAPILVLDEATSALDSEVEAAIQIALDRAMDGKTVVAIAHRLSTISGMDRIIVLEEGRIVEQGTHEDLLRRAGTYARYWNRQSGGFDSTKDAAE from the coding sequence ATGATTGCCACGTGGTATCAACAGATGATCGAGCGGCTTGGCAACCTGATCGACAGCCGGATGGAGGCCGATGGTCCGCCGCCAGATACCCTCGCGCGGTTTTTCAACTGGGCGCTGTCTGGCGCATGGCGTGTTATCGGATTGGCTGCATTCATATCTGCATTGGCGGGGGCGACCGAAGTTTTGGCGATGTTCCTGCTGGGGCGAGTTGTGGACATCGCGGCGTCGTCACAACCCATCGTCGACAGCGCTGGGCTGCTGATTGGCGCCGTCTTGTTGTTGATGATTTTGCGACCAACACTGTTTGGATTGTCCGCGTCGTTTCAGTCCGTCGTTGTTGGCCCGAACTTGTTCACGCTCGTTGTGGGGCGTTTGCATCGCTGGACATTGGGGCAGGCGGTCACATTTTTTGACAACGATTTCGCAGGACGTATTGCGCAAAAGCAAATGCAGGTGGCGCGGTCTATTACCGAAACGGTAATTGAAACTGTGAACGCGGTTTTGTTTGCGCTGGCGACCGTGATTGGCACCGCGATTCTCATCATCACAATTGACGCCCGCCTGCTGATCGTTTTGGCGTTCTGGTTCCTGAGTTACGTTGTCTTTCTTTGGGTTTTCCTGCCCCGCATACGGTCACGATCAAAGGCACGGGCAGGTGCGGCGGCGATGCTGACTGGGCAGGTTGTCGATACGATCACCAATATCAAAACGGTTAAATTGTTCGCGGGTACGCTGAATGAATCCGACGCCGCCCAGAACGCGATGCAAGACCTGCGTGATCGGGCGCTGGCATACGGAGAGGTCGCGACGCTGTTCCGCTTTGGCCTTATCACGCTCGCAGGGATTCTACCGCTTGCGATGGTGGGTTTCGGGCTATCGTGGCGCGATGCTGGCGTCACACCTGGCGATCTGGCGGCTATCGGGGCTGTGTCTATCCGGCTTAGCCAGATGACTGGCTGGGTAAGTTTTGTATTGATGGCGGTGTTTAGCCATATTGGTGAGGTTGAGGATGGCATGAAGACCCTGACCCCGCCGCATCAATTGACCGACAATGTAGATGCAAAGCCGATCAATGTAGCGACGGCTGAGATCGAATTTCGCGATGTGTCGTTTCAGTACGGCGGTGCAACTGGAGGAATCGGCGGCATCAATCTGACGATTAAGGCGGGTGAAAAGCTTGGCATTGTCGGGGCGTCGGGTGCTGGTAAATCCACGCTCGTGGCGCTGCTGCTGCGACTTTACGATCCCGAAGATGGTGACGTGTTGATCGATGGGCAAGCCGTGCGCGGCGTGACGCAAGACAGTCTGCGCGCCGCCATCGGAATGGTCACGCAGGAAACAGCAATGTTCAACCGATCAGCCCGCGATAACATAAACTATGGGCGTCCGGATGCGACAGATGCGCAGATGATTGCTGCTGCTCGTAAGGCGGAAGCGCATGATTTCATCGGCGATCTTCGCGACAATATGGGTCGTGCGGGATATAATGCGCATTTGGGCGAACGCGGCGTGAAATTGTCGGGTGGTCAGCGTCAACGAATTGCACTGGCCCGTGCCATGTTAAAGGACGCGCCGATTTTGGTGCTGGACGAAGCAACATCTGCGCTCGATAGCGAAGTTGAGGCTGCGATCCAGATTGCGCTGGACCGCGCCATGGATGGCAAGACAGTTGTGGCAATTGCCCACCGTCTTTCGACGATTTCTGGTATGGACCGCATTATTGTGCTGGAAGAAGGTCGCATTGTGGAACAAGGGACGCATGAGGATCTGTTGCGACGTGCAGGTACTTATGCACGATATTGGAATCGCCAGTCTGGTGGGTTCGACAGTACGAAAGATGCGGCGGAATAA